Proteins found in one Paralichthys olivaceus isolate ysfri-2021 chromosome 19, ASM2471397v2, whole genome shotgun sequence genomic segment:
- the LOC109636005 gene encoding prospero homeobox protein 1-like, with the protein MPDHDSDSLLNRQTKRRRVDIGVKRTVGSTASSTAAATTATTDNIARAKAAIFCAMNSLSSHSHHGSDTDSMECSVVQPHGGPGVISASDSESKSNVLRKLLKRANSYEDAMMPFPGTTIISQLLKNNMAKNGGGPERGERGDRGDRGESGFPGSGLSNASSDAPQEDACSNSSQDSTPQECLSPFGRPPGLATFDIERLNDEHLRAKRARVENIIRGMSHSPSVVVPAASRHERDHEMDGEREMELDCPPPQSQQQAPSSPRGGEVCSSSSSSRENKRKQRLPQQQQQSFTQLVCQRKEQKQEERRQLKLQLEDMQKQLRQLQEKFFQIYDSTDDSEHTDLHNDLHNDIGNMSEDSPGRSDTGGDDRVGDDLRSDNEMSDLDPGHFLDRARALLQQQALLADGGKPRREGLSRSKGQGGPGSSMHAEGKQLAETLKQELNSAMTQVVDTVVKVFAKPPRPTPQQAFPPLSIPPERFPTTVNGDNPNFHTANQRLHCFGDVIIPNPLDSFASMPGLPGPTNDQTEALPLVVRKTPSEHHHHHHQSSAVGAHGGHHHPALHPSSLSASMGFSPPSFRHPFPLPLMGYPFQSPLGAPTGGYTGKDRSSPDSMDLSRETTSLRTKMASGHHLGHHHRSCSPAHPGSTAEGLSLSLIKSECGDLQDMADISPYSGSNIQEGLSPNHLKKAKLMFFYTRYPSSNMLKMFFSDVKFNRCITSQLIKWFSNFREFYYIQMEKFARQAINDGVTGADEMSISRDCELFRALNMHYNKANDFEVPDRFLEVAEITLREFFNAIVAGKDVDPSWKKAIYKVICKLDSEVPEIFKSPNCLQELLHE; encoded by the exons ATGCCGGACCATGACAGCGACTCCCTCCTGAACAGACAGACCAAGCGAAGACGTGTGGACATTGGTGTTAAGAGGACCGTGGGCAGCACAGCCTCCTCCACAGCGGCAGCCACAACAGCAACCACTGATAACATTGCCCGCGCCAAAGCAGCCATTTTCTGTGCCATGAACTCTCTGAGCTCCCACTCTCACCACGGATCAGACACCGACTCCATGGAGTGCTCTGTAGTGCAGCCACATGGTGGGCCTGGCGTGATTTCAGCAAGTGACAGTGAGTCCAAGTCCAATGTACTCCGAAAGCTACTGAAGAGGGCCAACTCATATGAGGACGCCATGATGCCCTTCCCTGGCACCACCATTATCTCTCAGCTTCTCAAGAATAACATGGCTAAAAATGGAGGAGGACCCGAGAGGGGTGAAAGAGGAGACAGGGGTGATAGAGGGGAATCAGGCTTCCCCGGTTCAGGTCTCTCCAATGCAAGTTCAGATGCTCCCCAGGAGGATGCCTGCAGTAACTCTTCCCAGGACAGCACCCCTCAAGAGTGCTTGTCACCATTTGGCCGTCCTCCTGGCCTGGCCACCTTTGACATCGAACGTCTCAATGATGAACACCTGCGTGCCAAGAGAGCCCGTGTAGAGAACATTATACGTGGTATGAGCCATTCACCCAGTGTGGTGGTACCTGCTGCTTCCCGTCATGAACGTGACCATGAGATGGATGGGGAGCGGGAGATGGAGCTAGACTGCCCACCTCCTCAGTCTCAGCAACAGGCCCCTAGCAGTCCACGGGGAGGAGAGGTGTGCagcagtagtagcagcagcagagagaacaagCGTAAGCAGCGTCTGcctcagcagcaacagcagagcTTTACCCAGCTGGTGTGCCAGAGGAAGGAACAGAAGCAGGAGGAGCGACGGcaactgaagctgcagctggaggacatGCAGAAACAGCTACGCCAGCTGCAGGAGAAGTTCTTTCAGATCTATGACTCAACTGACGACTCAGAACACACTGACCTCCACAATGATCTCCACAATGACATAGGAAACATGTCTGAGGACAGCCCAGGCAGGTCTGACACTGGCGGTGATGACCGGGTTGGAGATGACTTGCGCTCTGACAATGAGATGTCTGACCTGGATCCGGGCCATTTCCTGGACAGGGCTCGGGCATTACTTCAGCAGCAGGCCCTGCTGGCTGACGGAGGGAAGCCAAGAAGAGAGGGGCTCAGCAGGAGCAAAGGACAGGGCGGACCAGGCTCCTCGATGCATGCTGAAGGTAAACAGCTGGCAGAAACACTGAAGCAGGAACTCAATTCAGCCATGACCCAGGTAGTGGACACAGTGGTTAAGGTGTTTGCCAAACCTCCTCGTCCTACACCCCAGCAGGCCTTCCCCCCACTTTCCATACCTCCTGAAAGATTTCCAACCACTGTCAATGGAGACAACCCCAATTTCCATACAGCCAACCAGAGGCTGCATTGCTTTGGTGATGTCATAATTCCCAATCCACTAGACTCCTTTGCCAGCATGCCTGGGCTGCCAGGCCCCACCAATGACCAAACCGAGGCACTGCCCTTAGTCGTGAGGAAGACACCCAGtgagcaccaccaccaccaccaccagtctTCAGCTGTGGGGGCCCATGGTGGTCACCACCACCCCGCCCTTCATCCTTCCTCACTTTCTGCCTCCATGGGCTTCAGTCCTCCATCTTTCAGACACCCATTTCCACTGCCTCTCATGGGCTACCCTTTCCAGAGTCCCCTTGGTGCACCCACAGGTGGCTACACAGGCAAGGACCGTTCCTCTCCAGACTCCATGGACCTGTCCCGAGAGACCACTAGTCTGAGGACCAAGATGGCATCAGGTCACCACCTGGGGCACCACCATCGCTCTTGTTCACCAGCGCACCCTGGAAGCACAGCAGAGGGTCTTTCCCTGTCCCTCATCAAGTCTGAGTGCGGTGATCTGCAGGACATGGCTGACATCTCACCTTACTCAGGCAGCAAT ATCCAGGAGGGTCTCTCCCCCAATCACCTGAAGAAGGCCAAGCTCATGTTTTTCTACACCCGCTACCCGAGCTCAAATATGCTCAAGATGTTCTTCTCTGATGTCAAG TTTAACCGCTGCATAACCTCCCAGCTGATCAAGTGGTTCAGCAACTTCAGGGAGTTCTACTACATCCAGATGGAGAAGTTCGCCCGCCAGGCCATCAACGACGGGGTCACCGGAGCCGACGAGATGAGCATCAGCCGCGACTGCGAGCTTTTCCGAGCCCTAAACATGCACTACAACAAGGCCAACGACTTCGAG